Proteins encoded within one genomic window of Arachis ipaensis cultivar K30076 chromosome B08, Araip1.1, whole genome shotgun sequence:
- the LOC107611174 gene encoding pathogenesis-related protein PRB1-3-like has product MVADEAESPEEYLRGHNTARVSVGVPPLKWDVKLEKIAQKLMNEYLTICQGIFVPSKPSMYGKNLAWHVKPEHYTAAKAIAEWVEQKKYYDHKSNSCIGGKCECYTQVVWRETTHVGCAKLKCPKRLCMFLIGGLSLAGDSYSRDDGIIATGNSTVRNYISNNLFSDLYIIMPFPNA; this is encoded by the exons ATGGTAGCTGATGAGGCAGAGTCTCCAGAAGAGTATTTGAGAGGCCACAACACTGCACGAGTAAGCGTTGGGGTTCCTCCGCTGAAGTGggatgtgaaactagaaaaaataGCTCAGAAGTTGATGAATGAATACCTCACAATCTGCCAGGGAATATTTGTGCCATCCAAGCCCTCTATGTACGGCAAGAATCTTGCGTGGCATGTGAAACCTGAACACTATACAGCAGCAAAAGCGATAGCAGAGTGGGTGGAACAGAAAAAGTACTACGACCATAAATCCAACTCGTGTATTGGTGGTAAGTGTGAATGCTACACTCAAGTTGTTTGGAGAGAAACTACTCATGTTGGATGCGCTAAACTTAAGTGCCCAAAGAGACTATGCATGTTTCTTATTGGCGG ATTAAGCCTAGCTGGTGATTCTTATTCTCGTGATGATGGCATTATTGCTACCGGTAATAGCACTGTGAGGAACTATATCAGCAATAACTTGTTCAGTGATTTGTATATTATTATGCCATTCCCAAATGCATAA